In Arachis hypogaea cultivar Tifrunner chromosome 2, arahy.Tifrunner.gnm2.J5K5, whole genome shotgun sequence, a genomic segment contains:
- the LOC112756168 gene encoding phytochrome A-associated F-box protein, translating to MAEALFSYLSDDILVSIFSKLDGSDPRHRAVLSSVCTRFYSLLRQHHRLLLPLPPSHHFPNDSTNTPEILLKLHFCCPGLLHAGVVSESGFGSEDPIGKRRKLCNQKEHLASGVWSLSREQGSKLLARQFRDDCLYICDWPGCLHLEEKRKYRLFRGVFVDFKETRVWKALNDGKNKVKRKVDVGGCAFCKSEESWDLHSAFCLRRVFGFHDDGEPVVRAFVCDNGHVSGAWTDVPMYS from the coding sequence ATGGCGGAAGCATTGTTCTCGTACCTCTCCGACGACATCCTCGTATCAATCTTCTCAAAACTCGACGGCAGCGACCCTCGCCACCGCGCCGTCCTCTCCTCCGTCTGCACCCGATTCTATTCGCTCCTCCGCCAGCACCACCGCCTCCTCCTCCCTCTCCCTCCCTCCCACCACTTCCCCAACGACTCCACCAACACCCCTGAGATCCTCCTGAAGCTCCATTTCTGCTGCCCCGGCCTCCTCCACGCCGGCGTCGTATCCGAATCCGGGTTCGGATCCGAGGACCCGATTGGAAAAAGGCGAAAGCTTTGCAATCAAAAGGAACACTTGGCATCTGGGGTTTGGAGTTTGAGCAGAGAGCAAGGTTCGAAGCTTCTGGCTCGGCAATTCCGTGATGATTGCCTCTACATATGTGACTGGCCTGGGTGCTTGCATCTGGAGGAGAAGAGGAAGTACAGGCTGTTCCGGGGGGTGTTCGTGGATTTTAAGGAAACTAGGGTTTGGAAGGCCTTAAATGATGGGAAGAACAAGGTTAAGAGGAAGGTTGATGTTGGTGGTTGTGCTTTCTGTAAGAGTGAGGAGAGTTGGGACCTTCACTCTGCTTTCTGTCTGAGGAGAGTGTTTGGGTTCCATGATGATGGTGAACCTGTTGTTAGGGCTTTTGTTTGTGACAATGGTCATGTTTCTGGTGCTTGGACTGATGTCCCAATGTACTCTTGA